A single region of the Rhodococcus sp. W8901 genome encodes:
- a CDS encoding arabinosyltransferase domain-containing protein, which produces MPDDLTAPTSSADRSTTRDVRTARLVAIVTGLLGAILAIATPFLPVKQDAASVSWPQNGSLTSVEAPLVSYTPQQLHVSIPCSAVGQLTESGGALVATAPPQAGRAEADGLVIKVDAASSTEPARLRAILRDTALLSVPVDDLQGCTEIVVTSDPQGTTAAVAGLPDEQATTIDGDVRPQMVGIFSDLQGAPPAGLDVRADIDSRFSSSPTLIKLVAMIGAVLATLASLVALHRLDGVDGRRARRFLPARWWKFTGIDGVVIGGLLLWHVVGANTSDDGYLLNMARVSENAGYMANYFRWFGVPEAPFGWYYDVLVLFTKVSTASMWMRLPALIAGILCWLIISREVIPRLGRAVRTNSTAIWTAGLVFLAFWLPFNNGLRPEPIIALGALLTWCSIERAIATGRLLPAAVAVLIAAFSLAAGPSGLIALAALIAGSRPIVQTLLKRGRKVGIAGQVAPILASGTVVLVAVFADQTLASVLEATRVRTAVGPNVPWFDERLRWDALLNVSPDGSLARRFGVFVMLLCLVVCVMMVLRRGGRIPGTAVGPSRRILGIIFASLLLMSFTPTKWTHHFGVYAGLAGSVAALAAVAVAGASLRSKRNRTLFAAAVLFILALSFTGSNGWWYVSSYGVPWWDKPPSIGGKGFSTALLGLTVLALLLAAWYHIRGASGKDEANGNGNGGRLARVRRWSPAPLTLAAAAVVLFEMLSLLKGAVAQYPSYSIAHSNLKSVTGDSCALADYVLVEDDTNASLLKLLSPTTDPAGAGAFGATESTGFTANGVARDLTADKENVAAGGANSVDSGTDSDTQTTTGTGAGTGGGTETTAGVNGSSVSLPFGLDPATTPVLGSYQSGVQQKSDLVTGWYGLPERSDDAPILTIAAAGRIHSVDPDGVVTDGQLLDVEYGTRTADGGIDVLGRVAPIDIGPAPSWRNLRVPLDQLPAEANAVRLVASDTGLAPDQWLAITPPRVPHMQTLQTVVGSTAPVLLDWSVGLAFPCQRPFAHHDGVAEVPEYRILPDRVGAQATNAWQDAIGGGPLGWTHLLVNAQTIPTYLDQDWRRDWGSLERFTPIVPSAQAADIDVEQTTRSGLWSPGPIRNTPPA; this is translated from the coding sequence GTCATCAAGGTGGATGCGGCGTCGAGCACCGAACCCGCACGCCTGCGGGCGATCCTGCGTGACACCGCACTGCTGTCGGTGCCGGTCGACGACCTGCAGGGCTGCACCGAGATCGTCGTGACATCCGACCCGCAGGGCACCACCGCCGCCGTCGCCGGCCTGCCCGACGAACAGGCGACCACCATCGACGGCGACGTCCGGCCACAGATGGTCGGCATCTTCTCCGACCTGCAGGGCGCCCCGCCGGCCGGCCTGGACGTCCGCGCCGACATCGACTCCCGCTTCTCGTCGAGCCCCACCCTGATCAAGCTGGTCGCGATGATCGGCGCCGTGCTCGCGACACTGGCCTCGCTCGTGGCGCTGCACCGCCTCGACGGCGTCGACGGCCGCCGCGCCCGCCGCTTCCTGCCGGCACGCTGGTGGAAGTTCACCGGCATCGACGGGGTCGTCATCGGCGGGCTGCTGCTGTGGCACGTCGTGGGCGCCAACACGTCCGACGACGGCTACCTGCTCAACATGGCCCGCGTCTCCGAGAACGCCGGCTACATGGCCAACTACTTCCGCTGGTTCGGCGTCCCCGAGGCGCCGTTCGGCTGGTACTACGACGTGCTGGTGCTATTCACGAAGGTGAGCACCGCGAGCATGTGGATGCGACTGCCCGCACTGATCGCCGGGATCCTCTGCTGGTTGATCATCAGCCGCGAGGTGATCCCGCGACTGGGTCGCGCGGTGCGCACCAACTCGACCGCCATCTGGACCGCCGGCCTGGTCTTCCTGGCGTTCTGGCTGCCGTTCAACAACGGCCTGCGCCCCGAACCGATCATCGCGCTCGGCGCACTGCTCACGTGGTGCTCGATCGAACGCGCCATCGCCACCGGACGCCTGCTGCCCGCCGCCGTCGCGGTGCTGATCGCGGCGTTCTCGCTCGCCGCCGGCCCGTCCGGACTGATCGCGCTCGCCGCCCTCATCGCCGGATCCCGGCCGATCGTGCAGACGCTCCTGAAGCGAGGCCGGAAGGTCGGCATCGCCGGGCAGGTCGCGCCGATCCTGGCGTCCGGCACCGTCGTGCTCGTCGCGGTGTTCGCCGACCAGACCCTCGCGTCGGTCCTCGAGGCCACCCGTGTCCGCACCGCCGTCGGGCCCAACGTGCCGTGGTTCGACGAGCGCCTGCGCTGGGACGCGCTGCTCAACGTCTCCCCCGACGGCTCGCTGGCCCGCCGCTTCGGCGTCTTCGTCATGCTGCTGTGCCTGGTGGTGTGCGTGATGATGGTGCTGCGCCGCGGGGGCCGCATCCCCGGCACCGCCGTCGGGCCGTCCCGCCGCATCCTCGGCATCATCTTCGCGTCGCTGCTGCTGATGAGCTTCACGCCCACCAAGTGGACGCACCACTTCGGCGTGTACGCGGGTCTCGCCGGCTCCGTCGCCGCGCTCGCCGCCGTCGCGGTCGCCGGCGCGAGCCTGCGCTCCAAGCGCAACCGGACCCTGTTCGCCGCGGCCGTGCTGTTCATCCTGGCGCTGTCGTTCACCGGCTCCAACGGCTGGTGGTACGTCTCGAGCTACGGCGTGCCGTGGTGGGACAAGCCGCCGTCCATCGGCGGGAAGGGCTTCTCCACCGCGCTGCTGGGCCTGACGGTCCTCGCGCTGCTGCTGGCCGCCTGGTACCACATCCGCGGGGCGTCCGGGAAGGACGAGGCGAACGGCAACGGCAACGGCGGCCGACTCGCCCGGGTCCGGCGCTGGTCGCCCGCACCGCTGACCCTGGCCGCCGCCGCGGTGGTGCTCTTCGAGATGCTCTCGCTCCTCAAGGGCGCCGTCGCGCAGTACCCGTCGTACTCGATCGCCCACTCCAACCTGAAGTCCGTGACCGGCGACTCGTGCGCGCTCGCCGACTACGTCCTCGTCGAGGACGACACGAACGCATCGCTGCTGAAGCTCCTGTCCCCGACCACTGATCCCGCCGGTGCGGGCGCGTTCGGCGCCACCGAATCGACCGGTTTCACGGCGAACGGTGTGGCCCGCGACCTCACCGCCGACAAGGAGAACGTCGCGGCCGGAGGCGCGAACAGCGTCGACAGCGGCACCGACTCCGACACCCAGACCACCACCGGCACCGGTGCCGGCACGGGCGGCGGCACCGAGACCACCGCGGGCGTCAACGGCAGCAGCGTGTCCCTGCCCTTCGGCCTCGACCCGGCGACCACACCGGTGCTCGGCAGCTACCAGTCCGGGGTCCAGCAGAAGTCCGACCTCGTCACCGGCTGGTACGGGCTGCCCGAGCGCAGCGACGACGCCCCGATCCTCACGATCGCGGCCGCCGGACGCATCCACTCCGTCGACCCCGACGGCGTCGTCACCGACGGCCAGCTGCTCGACGTCGAATACGGCACCCGCACCGCCGACGGCGGCATCGACGTCCTCGGACGCGTCGCCCCGATCGACATCGGTCCGGCGCCGTCGTGGCGGAACCTGCGGGTGCCGCTCGACCAGCTGCCCGCCGAGGCGAACGCCGTCCGGCTCGTCGCCTCCGACACCGGGCTCGCACCCGACCAGTGGCTCGCCATCACCCCGCCGCGGGTGCCGCACATGCAGACACTGCAGACCGTCGTCGGAAGCACCGCCCCGGTGCTGCTCGACTGGTCGGTGGGCCTGGCGTTCCCCTGCCAACGACCGTTCGCCCACCACGACGGCGTCGCCGAGGTGCCCGAGTACCGGATCCTGCCGGACCGCGTCGGCGCCCAGGCGACCAACGCGTGGCAGGACGCGATCGGTGGCGGCCCGCTCGGCTGGACGCATCTGTTGGTGAACGCGCAGACCATCCCGACGTATCTCGACCAGGACTGGCGGCGCGACTGGGGTTCCCTGGAACGGTTCACCCCGATCGTCCCGTCGGCGCAGGCCGCCGACATCGATGTGGAGCAAACGACCCGCTCAGGGCTGTGGTCGCCCGGTCCGATCCGCAACACGCCGCCCGCGTGA
- a CDS encoding arabinosyltransferase domain-containing protein, protein MPDVVTAPAPGPEASAPPPASRARNADVRNARLIAVVTGLLGVLLALATPFLPVTQTAATVSWPDGPVASNIEAPLMSQVPVSLSATIPCRAVAELPDAGGILLATAPPQGEKAAVNAMFVRVSSETVDILDRNVIVATAPRSDVESGCTEIRIASDVTGTTAEFVGLTDDDGKPVTGELLHDYRPQVVGIFTDLDGQSVPGLSFTMDIDSRFSSSPTLIKLVAMLGAVLATAVSLVALHRLDSVDGRHSRRFLPARWWKLTGVDGVVVGTLVGWHFFGANTADDGYLLTMARASEHSGYMANYFRWFGVPEAPFGWYYDVLAAMAKISTASPWMRLPALLAAVLCWMVISREVVPRLGRAVRTNSVALWTGGLVFLAFWLPYNNGLRPEPIVAVGALLTWCSIERAIATARLLPAAIAALIGAFTLAAAPTGLMCIAALLAGIRPITRIIVRRRHRIGTLSQLLPLAAAGMLVLVVVFADQTWAAVMEATRVRTIIGPNLEWFQDYQRYYFLFVQTTDGSLARRFAFLTMLLCLFTVLFVFLRRKRIPGVAAGPSWRLMGIVFGTIFFMMFNPTKWTHHFGAYAGIAGSLAALTAVVVSASALRSRRNRTMFLAGLLFVLALSFSGINGYWYVSSYGVPWFDKTVQFNGRESSTLFLVLFGLAVALIAWQYLREGYAPPPEKPTSPKGRRIRKFAAAPLTVIAGLMVLFEVLSLLKGAVSQYPAYSLGRSNIEALAGKTCGLADDVLVEQDPNAGALRPIVDRANPLADPNDPLAGSKPVGFTPNGVPDDLTADYVEVKAGMGNTDSQSIGPTFETGGGSGTTGGVGALGVNGSTVKLPFGLDPARTPILGSYQDGVQQQASVVSSWYQLPERSDDSPLVVISAAGRIWSVDQITGQTNYGQPLNLEYGKRQPDGTVDIQGTYVPRDIGPAPSWRNLRIPLDELPADTDVVRINASDPNLTGDQWFAFTPPRVPKLESLSSVVGTAQPVLLDWAVGLQFPCQRPFNHLNGVAEMPNYRILPDRPLAVSSTDTWQSLENGGPLGWTEMLAGATTVPTYLNNDWGRDWGSLERYDRHYPNAATATVDTEQINRSGFWSPGTLRVYEP, encoded by the coding sequence GTGCCAGACGTTGTGACAGCCCCCGCGCCCGGTCCCGAAGCCAGCGCTCCGCCCCCGGCTTCCCGTGCCCGAAACGCGGATGTCCGCAACGCTCGGCTGATCGCCGTCGTGACCGGCCTCCTCGGTGTCCTGCTCGCGCTGGCGACACCGTTCCTGCCGGTCACCCAGACCGCGGCGACGGTGTCGTGGCCCGACGGCCCGGTCGCGTCGAACATCGAAGCGCCGCTGATGTCGCAGGTGCCGGTGTCGCTGTCGGCGACGATCCCGTGCCGCGCCGTCGCCGAGCTGCCCGACGCGGGCGGCATCCTGCTGGCCACCGCGCCCCCGCAGGGTGAGAAGGCTGCGGTCAACGCGATGTTCGTGCGCGTCTCCTCCGAGACCGTCGACATCCTCGACCGCAACGTCATCGTCGCGACCGCGCCGCGCTCCGACGTCGAATCCGGGTGCACCGAGATCCGCATCGCCTCCGACGTCACCGGGACCACCGCCGAGTTCGTGGGCCTCACCGACGACGACGGCAAGCCGGTCACCGGCGAGCTGCTCCACGACTACCGCCCGCAGGTCGTCGGCATCTTCACCGACCTCGACGGCCAGTCGGTCCCCGGCCTGAGCTTCACGATGGACATCGACTCGCGGTTCTCGTCGAGCCCGACGCTGATCAAGCTCGTCGCGATGCTCGGCGCCGTCCTCGCGACCGCCGTCTCGCTGGTCGCACTGCACCGCCTCGACAGCGTCGACGGCCGCCACTCCCGCCGCTTCCTGCCCGCCCGGTGGTGGAAGCTGACCGGCGTCGACGGCGTCGTCGTCGGCACCCTCGTCGGCTGGCACTTCTTCGGCGCCAACACCGCCGACGACGGCTACCTGCTCACCATGGCCCGCGCATCCGAGCACTCGGGCTACATGGCCAACTACTTCCGCTGGTTCGGTGTCCCCGAGGCGCCGTTCGGCTGGTACTACGACGTCCTCGCCGCGATGGCGAAGATCTCCACCGCGAGCCCGTGGATGCGTCTGCCCGCACTGCTCGCCGCCGTCCTGTGCTGGATGGTCATCAGCCGCGAAGTGGTCCCGCGCCTCGGTCGCGCGGTGCGCACCAACTCCGTCGCCCTGTGGACCGGCGGCCTCGTGTTCCTCGCGTTCTGGCTGCCCTACAACAACGGCCTGCGCCCCGAACCGATCGTCGCCGTCGGTGCACTGCTCACGTGGTGCTCGATCGAACGCGCCATCGCCACCGCCCGCCTCCTGCCCGCCGCGATCGCCGCGCTGATCGGCGCGTTCACTCTCGCCGCCGCCCCGACCGGCCTGATGTGTATCGCCGCGCTGCTCGCCGGCATCCGCCCCATCACCCGAATCATCGTCCGACGCCGCCACCGGATCGGCACACTGTCGCAGCTGCTGCCCCTGGCGGCAGCCGGCATGCTGGTGCTGGTCGTGGTGTTCGCCGACCAGACCTGGGCGGCCGTGATGGAGGCCACGCGCGTCCGCACGATCATCGGACCGAACCTCGAATGGTTCCAGGACTACCAGCGCTACTACTTCCTGTTCGTGCAGACCACGGACGGCTCGCTGGCCCGCCGCTTCGCGTTCCTGACGATGCTGCTGTGCCTGTTCACGGTGCTGTTCGTGTTCCTGCGCCGCAAGCGGATCCCCGGCGTCGCCGCCGGACCGTCGTGGCGCCTGATGGGCATCGTGTTCGGAACGATCTTCTTCATGATGTTCAACCCCACGAAGTGGACCCACCACTTCGGGGCGTACGCGGGCATCGCCGGATCCCTCGCCGCGCTGACCGCCGTCGTCGTGTCGGCGAGTGCGCTGCGATCGCGGCGCAACCGCACCATGTTCCTCGCCGGCCTGCTGTTCGTGCTCGCGCTGTCGTTCTCCGGCATCAACGGGTACTGGTACGTCTCGAGCTACGGCGTGCCGTGGTTCGACAAGACGGTGCAGTTCAACGGACGCGAATCCTCCACCCTGTTCCTGGTGCTGTTCGGCCTCGCCGTGGCACTGATCGCGTGGCAGTACCTGCGTGAGGGCTACGCCCCCCCGCCCGAGAAACCCACCAGCCCCAAGGGCCGGCGGATCCGCAAGTTCGCGGCCGCCCCGCTGACCGTCATCGCCGGACTCATGGTGCTGTTCGAGGTGCTCTCGCTACTCAAGGGTGCGGTGTCGCAGTACCCGGCCTACTCGCTGGGCCGCTCCAACATCGAGGCGCTCGCCGGCAAGACGTGCGGCCTCGCCGACGACGTGCTCGTGGAACAGGACCCCAACGCGGGCGCCCTGCGCCCGATCGTCGACCGGGCCAACCCGCTGGCCGACCCCAACGATCCGCTCGCCGGCAGCAAGCCCGTCGGCTTCACCCCCAACGGTGTGCCGGACGACCTGACAGCCGACTACGTCGAAGTCAAGGCCGGCATGGGCAACACCGACAGCCAGAGCATCGGGCCCACCTTCGAGACCGGAGGCGGATCCGGCACCACCGGCGGCGTCGGCGCCCTCGGCGTCAACGGCAGCACCGTCAAACTGCCGTTCGGGCTCGACCCCGCCCGCACCCCGATCCTCGGCAGCTACCAGGACGGCGTCCAGCAGCAGGCATCCGTCGTCTCCAGCTGGTACCAGCTGCCCGAACGCAGCGACGACTCCCCGCTCGTGGTGATCTCCGCCGCCGGCCGCATCTGGTCCGTCGACCAGATCACCGGACAGACCAACTACGGACAGCCGCTCAACCTCGAGTACGGCAAGCGTCAGCCCGACGGCACCGTCGACATCCAGGGCACCTACGTCCCCCGCGACATCGGCCCCGCGCCGTCGTGGCGGAACCTGCGGATCCCGCTCGACGAACTGCCCGCCGACACCGACGTCGTCCGGATCAACGCGTCCGACCCCAACCTGACCGGCGACCAGTGGTTCGCGTTCACGCCGCCGCGCGTGCCCAAGCTCGAATCGCTCAGCAGCGTCGTCGGCACCGCACAGCCCGTCCTGCTGGACTGGGCCGTCGGACTGCAGTTCCCGTGCCAGCGTCCGTTCAACCATCTCAACGGTGTCGCCGAGATGCCGAACTACCGGATCCTGCCCGACCGGCCCCTCGCCGTCAGCTCCACCGACACGTGGCAGTCCCTCGAAAACGGCGGACCCCTCGGCTGGACCGAGATGCTCGCCGGCGCCACCACCGTCCCGACGTACCTGAACAACGACTGGGGCCGCGACTGGGGCTCCCTCGAGCGGTACGACCGGCACTACCCCAACGCCGCAACGGCAACCGTCGACACCGAGCAGATCAACCGCTCGGGCTTCTGGTCCCCGGGGACGCTGAGGGTGTACGAGCCGTAG